Genomic segment of Streptomyces sp. NA02950:
GCATTGCGAACATCCGTCGCTCCTGGCTCGGCTGGTCCTGGGCAGACCCGATCGCCGCCCTGGTCATCGCCGCCGTCGCCGTCAAGGAAGGCCGGGACGCCTGGCATGGCAAGGGCTGCTGCGCTCCCACCATCGGCCACGCACCCGCCGCGTCCGACGGCGACGCGTGCGGATGCGCCAACGGCGCGACTGCCGCTGACCGCTCCCGCTGGTTGCGGCCTACGGCCGACAGGACGACATGCCACCCACTCCGCAACGTGTGATAGCAGGGGTTACCAACAGCGAGGAAGGGGTCGTCCAAGGCCGACCGGCCCGGGGGTCCTTCCGCCTGCTCGTCGTCGGTGAGCAGACATGCGGACAGGGCGTCGTGGAGGGTGGCGGGGCGCAGGCCGGTGCCGATGACAACGGGTTCCTGTGCGTGGCGCGTGCCATCCCCGGCCTTGCTCCGGCCGTCGTGTGGGCTCGAAGCGGGCGACGGCGCCTGCCTGGGACCACAGGCCGGCCACCCAGGGGCCGGGGAGCCAGGTGGAAGAAGCCCTTGGAGCGCAGGACGTTCCCGTAGGCGCCGCTGTCCATGGCTGTGGCGATGAACTTCCATGGTCGGGCGGGGTGGAAGGGGCGGGTGGCCCGCTCCGGAGCGACCAGGTCGAGCTTGTTGAGGACTATGACGTCGGCGAACTCGACCTGGTCCATGAGGAGATCACTGACGGTGTGCTCGTCGTCCTCGTACTGTCAGTCGAACCGCCCTTCGCCCAGATTCCCGCGCACCCATGTCCCCGGCGGCGTGCACCCGTTCACCGCCCCGTTCCCACCCCCAGGCGTGCCGTGGTCTCCATGAGGGAGACGGTGAAGGGATGCTCCGGTGTGGTCAGTACGCGTGGGGCCGCCCCCTGCTCGACAAGCTCTCCGGAGTCGAGGACCGCTATGCGGTGGGCGAGGGCCGCGATGTCCAGATCATGGGTGATGAGGACCAGCGAAAGGTCGTCGCGTTCACGCAGCAACCGGGCGAGGAGTTCCAGGAGGCTGCGGCGGTTGATGGTGTCGAGGCCGGAGGTGACCTCGTCGCAGATGAGGAGGCGAGGCCGGGCGAGCAGGGCGCGGGCGAGAGCGGCGCGCTGGAGTTCGCCGCCGGAGAGCTGACCGGGGCGCCTGTCGCCCAGTTCCTCCGGTAGGCCGAGGCGGGTCAGGGTGGTCAGGGCCTCCTGCCGTGCCGTGTTCTTGTCGGTCCCGCGCAGGCGTATCGCGGTGCGGGCGACCTGGTGCAGGACGGGACGGTGCTCATCGAAGGCGGCGCGCGAGTCCTGGAAGATGTACTGCACGGCCGCCAGTTGTGCGCGGTCGCGGGTGCGCAATGTGCGGGGCAGGGTGGCGCCGTCCAGGGTGATCTCCCCTTGGTGGTCCCGGTGGAGTCCGGCCAGGCAACGGGCGAGCGTGGTCTTGCCACTGCCCGAGCGGCCGACGACGGCCAGGCATGTGCCGGGGTACAGGGTGAGTTCGGGGACACGCAGCACCGTGGTCGGGCGGCCGCGGGTGCCTCCCTCGCGGTGGCGGGCGGTGAGGTCGTGTATCCGCAGGACCGGCTCCGGCTCCCCGGGGCCGGCTGGTGGGCTGGGGGGTGTGAACTCCGCGTGCGCGGTGAGCAGTTCGCGGGTCCACGGATGACGGGGTGTGCTCCACAGTCGTTCGGCGGGGCCCGATTCCACGATCCTTCCGGCGCGCATGACCAGGACGTCGTCGGCGAGGGCGCGCACCACGTTCAGGTCGTGGCTGAGCAGCACGACGGCGATGCCTCGTTCGGCGACGGCCGTCAGTTGGTCGACGATGCGGCTCTTGGTCAGGGCGTCCTGGCCGGTGGTTGGTTCGTCGGCGACAATGACGCGGGCGCCGAGCAGGAGCGCCTGGGCGAGGACGACGCGCTGCTGCTGGCCGCCGGAGAGCTGATGCGGGTAGCGCCGCAGCAGGGCCTCGCCGTCGGGGAGCTGGGCATCCGCCAGGGCGCGGAGGACATGTTCGTGGGCCGCTGCCCGGCGTCGGCCGCGGGGCAGGTGGCGTGTCCGGGAGCGGGCGATGTCGGTCAGGAGGGCGGAGACGCGGCGGGCGGGGTTGAGGACGGCCGCCGGGTGCTGGGGGATGTAGCCGACCGGGCCGTCGGCGGCTACGCGGACGTCGCCGCCGATCCGCGCGCCGGGCGGGTACTCACCGAGCAGGGCCAGGCCGGTGGTGGTCTTGCCGCTGCCGGAAGCGCCCACCAGGGCGGTGACCTTGCCCGGCAGGGCCTTGAGGTTCACGCCGTCGACGATCGCCCTGCCGTCGAGCTCCACGCGAAGGCCGCGGATCTCGGCGACGGGCGCGGCGTCGGGGCCCATGGCCCAGGCGTCGGGGCCGAGGGGTACGGCGGGGTCTGTGGTGTGCTTCTCGTGGTTCACGGACGTGGCTCTCCTGCCCGGTTCCGGGTGATCCTGCTCCTCGCGCCCCGGCCGCGTGCGGGCCGTCGGCTGCCCGCGAGCGCGGCGTCGAAGAGGAGGTTGGTGCCCATCGTCAGGGCGACGATCAGTACGGCCGGGACGACCACGGCCCATGGCTGGACGAACAGACCGGTGCGGTTGCGGTCGACCATGACCGCCCAGTCGGCGGCGTCCGGCGCGACCCCGACGCCGAGGAACGCGGCCGTGGCAACCAGATAGAGCACGCCGGTCAGCCGGGTGCCGGCGTCGGCGGCCAGGGTGCGCAGGATGGAACGCCCAACGTAGCCGACGGCAATGCGCCACCAGGTCTCGCCCTGCATGCGCAGCGCCTCGACCGCCGGGCGGGCGGCGGCCTCGGCGGCGGTGGCCCGCACGATACGGACCGCGTCGGGCACGTTGACCAGCGCGACCAGCAGGGCGAGGCCGACGGCGCCGGGGGAGAACACCGAGGCGACGAGCAGGATCAGCAGCAGTGACGGCACGGCGAGCAGGACGTCCAGGGGCCGGATCAGCAGCTCCTCCAGCCAGCGGCGGTGGGTGAGCGCGCAGACCAGGCCCACCGGGAGGGCGACGAGATAGGACAGCGCGGTGGCGGCGAGCGCCGTCAGCACGACCGGACGCCCGCCGTGCAGCACCTGCCGCCACACGTCCCGCCCCACGAAGTCGGTGCCGAGCCAGTGGCCGCCCCCGAGGGTGAAGGACGCGGTCCGCGGGCCCGGGGCCCCCGCGAACACCGGCCCGAGAAGAGCGAGCACGAGGGGTACGGAGACGACGGCGACGCCGAGCGCGAAGCGGCCCGTACGCCCCTTCGCCGCACGGCCGGGCAGCGGCATCGGGCGGACACTTGCGCCCCGGGCGCGCGACTGCCTCCGCGGGGGGCCCGCGACGGGAGAGAGGCTCACGCGGCCACCCCCGCCCGGGGCGTCAGCCGATGGGTCACCAGGTCCGCGCCCAGGTTGAGGACGACGGTCAGGATGCCGAAGACGACGGCGAGGCCCTGGACGACGGGCACGTCCCGCTCGGCGACGGCGTTCAGCAGGACGGTCCCCAGGCCCGGGATCACATACAGGGCCTCCACGACGACGACGCCGCACAGCAGCCAGTCGATGGTGCGGGCCAACTGCTGGGCGGCGGGGGCGAGGGCGGCAGGCAGGGCGTGGGTGTAACGGATCGTGGCGCCGGAGACGCCGTAGCGCCGGGCGTGCGCCACGTACGGGGAGGCGAGCGCGTCGACCATGCCGGCGCGCACCAACCGGGACAGCGAGCACACCGGGCGGGACAGCAGGACGAGCACGGGCAGCACGAGCGCGGCCGGGTGGCCGAGCCGGTCGGTGCCGTAGCCCACGGCGGTCGGCGGCAGCCAGTTCAGCCGGAGCGCGAGGACGGTCACCAGCAGACTTCCGAGGGCGAACTCGGGCACCGCGTACACGGCGAGCGTCACCGAGCTGACCAGTCGGTCGACCAGCCGGCCTTCGTACCGTGCGGCCAGCACCCCGAGGCCGAAGCCGACCGGGACGAGCAGCGCCACGGTGAGCGCGGCCAGCAGCAGGGTCGGCCCGAAGCCGTCGGCGATGTACGCGCTGACCGGGCGGCCGGAGGTGAGCGAGGTCCCGAGGTCGCCGTGGAGCAGGCCAACGGCCCAGTCGGCCAGCCGCTCGTGGGCGGGCCGGTCCAGGTGGAGGGCCTCACGGATGGCCGCGATGCGCGCGGGGTCGGGCTGGTCTCCGGCCAGAGCGACCGCGGCATCGCCCGGCAGCGCCTCGGTGAGCGCGAAGACCAGCACCATCACGGCAAGGGTCTGCGCGACGCCGAGCAGCAGCCGCCGGGCGACGAAGGAGCGCAGTCCGCTCACGCGAGCCACACCTTGTCGAAGCGTGCCCAGTCGAGAGTGTTGGCGGGCGCCTTGGACTCAACTCCCTTGACGTTGCGCGCGGTTCCGATTATCCAGTCGGCGAAGCCCCAGACCAGGAAGCCACCTTCGGAGTACAGGCGGCGCTGCATGCGCTCGTAGACGCCCGCCCGCTCGGCCTTGTCCTTGGTGGACTGGGCCCGCTGGTAGAGCGCGTCGAAGTCCTTGTGGTGCCACTTGGTGGCATTCGTGGTGGAGTCGGTGAGCAGCCGCTGGGAGATGTGGGCCTCGATGGGCATGGCACCGGAGCGGTAGGAGCACAGGGTGCCGCCGTCCAGGATGTCGCTCCAGTACGAGTCCTTGCTGCCCATCTTCACGTTGATGGTGACGCCCGCCTTCGCGGCCTGGTCGCGGAAGATGCTCGCGGACTCGGTGAACCCGGCGGCCACCGCCGAGGTGTCGAGGGTGACCTTCAGCTTCTCGGCGCCGGCCGCCTTCAGCAGGGCGCGGGCCCGGTCGAGGTCCTGCTCGCGCTGCGGGAGGCTGTCGGCGTAGTACTCGTAGCCCTTGCCGAACAGATCGTTGCCGATCACTCCCGCGCCCGACAGGGCGCCGTCGAGGAGTTCCTTGCGGTCGGCGATCAGGAAGAACGCCTGGCGCACCCGCTTGTCGTCGAAGGGGGCCCGGTCGGTCTTCATCGCGAACCCCTGCATGTCGCTGCCCCGGAGCCGGACGATGGTGATCTGCCCCTTGCCCTCGTGGGCGCGGGCGGTGGTGGGGTGGAGTTCGTGGGCGTACTCGACCTGTCCGCCGAGGAGCGCGCCGACCCGGGCGGACTCCTCGTTGGCGACGACGAATTCGAGCTCGTCGAGGTGCGGGGCGCCGTCCCAGTAGTCCTCGTTGCGGCGGAAGACGGCCGATCGGCCGGGGGCGAAGGACACGAAGCGGAACGGACCGGAGCCGATCGGCTTCTTGTCGAAGTCGGTGGCGTCCTCCGGCACGATGTACGCGCCGAACGCCGCCAGGATGTTGGGGAATTCGGCGGTGGGCCGCTTGAGGACGAATTCGATGCCCCGTTCGCCGGTGGCGCGGCTCGCGTCGAGGTCGATGGGTTCCAGGGACGCCTTGGCGCGGAACGCCTTCTTGGGATCGGCGATCCGGCGGTAGCTGTGGAGCACGTCCTTGGCGGTGACGGGCCGACCGTCGTGGAAGGTGGCCCTGCGGAGGGTGACCTGCCACCGGTCCAGGGTCTTGTTCGCCTCCCACTTCTCGGCGAGGCGGGGTTGGGCGGACAGGTCGGAGCCGTAGTCGGCGAGTTTGTCGTAGAGGGCCTTCGCGCGGGCGGCGTCGGAGAAGAGGTTGGCCAGGTGCGGATCGAGGGTCTCGCTCGCACCGCCGCCGGCGAACGCGGCGCGCAGCCGTCCGCCGCGCCGGGGGGTGCCGGCGCTTCCGCCCGTTCCCGCGGTGTCGTCGGTGCCGCCGCATCCGGTGAGGGCGAAGGCGCCCAGCGATGCGGCGCCGGCGGCGAGGAAGCCGCGGCGGCGCAGACCGGGGAAGCGGCGATCGTCCGGCTGATCGCCCATGGAGGGAAGACGGCGGGCGGGTTCGTCATGCATGCGGGTGTCCTCGGGGTGTGGGAAGGGTGGATGGGATACGGGGCGGGCGTGGGGTGCGGCCTCAGGGCGCCGAGGGGACGGGCCCGGTGAGGCGGGCCACTACGTGCAGTCGGTCGGCGTCGGTCGTACGGCCGGGGGAGTGGCCCTCGCGCCAGGGCGGCTCGGTGCGCGGACCCGGTCCGTCGTGCAGCTCCAGGACGTCGAAGCCGTGGGTGGCCAGGAGGTGGCGCAGCTCCTGCGGGAAGAGCAGCCGCCACGCGGAGCGCTGTTCCACGGGCGGGGATCCGTCGTCCGTGGTCCATACGCGGGTACGGCGCAGGAGCTGGGCCGTGCGGTCCACCGTGAGCGTGGTGGTGGACCGGTAGGCGGTGCCCCGCCAGGTGAACTTCGCGACCGTGGGTGCGTCGAGCAGGTCCGTACGGCCGAGGAAGTAGGCGCCGTTGCGCATCTCCGCGACGAGCAGTCCGCCGGGGACGAGGGCGCGCCGGCAGGACGACAGGAAGCCGTCGAGCTGGGCGTTGGTGTGGCAGTACAGCAGCGCGCTGTCCAGGCACACCACGGCGTCGGACACGCCCCGGCCCAGGTCGAACGCGTGCAGGTCGGCGCGGACGTACTCGGGGCCGGGGTGGTGTCCGCGGGCGTGCGCGAGCATCGCCTCGGAGAGGTCGGCCCCGGTCACCTCGCGGCCCGCGCCGTGGAGGTGTGCGGCGTCGCGGCCGGTGCCGCAGCCCAGATCCAGGACACGCCTTCCGGCATCGTACCGGCGCAGGCAGTCCTCCGTCCATCGGCCGGCGAGCCGCTCCGGGTCGGGAAACCTGGCCTCGTACAGCTCGGGGTTGTCGGTGAGCAGATTGTGCACGTCCGCGCCCGCCGTGGTGGTCGTCATGTCGTCTCCCTCGTCTCCCTCGTCTCCCTCGCCACGCCGCCTCCGGTGTGGCCGGATGCCGTGGCCGGTGTGGCGGGCCCCTGCGTCGTCGGCAGCGAGCCCAGCCGGTGCAGCCAGGCCACGCCGACCGCGGAGGCGAGCCCGAACAGCGCGCAGCACACCCAGGGCAGCCAGTTGGCGTCGCTCCGCTCGCCGGCGTCCATGGCCCAGCCGACGACGGTGTTGCCGAGGGCGGCGGCGATGCCCGAGACCACGTAGAAGATGCCGAAGTAGGTGCCCGTCAGTTCGGGCCGGCCGAAGCTGGGGACGAGTTCCATCACAAACGGCTGGGCGACCATCACCCCGAGGTAGAGCAGCAGGGCGCCGAGCAGCACGGGCAGGGCGCGCAGTGCCGCGTCGGCGGTGCCGTCGGGGCCGCCGGAGCCGCCCGCGACCAGCGCGGGCGGCAGGAACGCCAGCGCCATCAGACCGAGCCCCGCGGCGATCCAGCGCGCCCGCGCGCCGCTCAACTTCAGGGTGCTGGTGATGCGCAGCTGGAGCGCGAGATTGGCGAGGGTGCCGACGAGGAAGACGAGCCCGGCTGCGCCGTCCCAGCCGGTGGCCCGGCGCGCTCCGTCGGGCAGCAGCAGATAGAGCTGGTTCTCCAGGGTGAACATGCCGACCATGGCGAGGGCGAATGCCAGGAAGGCGCGGTGGCCGAGCACCTCGCGCCAGTCCGCGAGCACCGTGCCCTTGCTCGGCTCCACCTCGCGCGCGGGCAGCACCAGGGCTTGCGCCACGGTGAGGACCGCGAAGATTCCGGCGGCGGTGAGGGCCGAGGTGCGGAAGTCCACCAGGAGCAGCGCGCTGCCGAGCAGTGGACCGATCAACGCCCCCGTCGTGGCGAAAACGTTGAACAGGGCGAACGCCTCGGCCTTGCGCTCTCCCGCCTCCTGGGCGAGGTAGGCGCGTACGGCCGGGTTGAACAGCGCTCCGGCGAACCCGCTGAGCACGGAGGCGGCGATCAGGACCCAGAGGCTGTCGCCGAGCGCGAACAGCCCGAATCCGACCGTGCGCAGGGCGCATCCGGCGATGATGACGCCACGGGCGCCGAGCCGGTCGGCGGCCGAGCCGCCGATGATGAACAGACCCTGCTGACTCAGGTTGCGCACGCCGAGGACGATGCCGACGACGGCGGCCGACATGCCGAGGTTCTCGTCGAGGTGGGTGGCGAGATAGGGGATGAGCAGGTAGAAGCCGGTATTGACGCCGAGCTGGTTGACCAGCAGCAGCTGGATCGCGAGCGGGAAGCGACGCGTTTCATGCCACGTCTTCACGGCTCACCTCCCGGGGCTGGACTCCGAGGCCGGGAAGGGTGTTCGCGCGGACGAAGCCGTCGGCGCCGCCGATGCCCGACCACGGGTCGCGGGCCAGCAGCAGGTGCCCGTCGAGGTCGGCCCAGTGGGCGCGGTCGGCGAGGTGGACGGCGGGCGCCAGGCCCAGGCTGCTGGCGGTCAGACAGCCGAGCATCAGCGCGGTGCCGCTGCCCTCGATCGCCTCGGCGATGCGCAGGGCGGCGTGCACCCCGCCGCACTTGGCGAGCTTGACATTGACGCCCTGGACGCGTCCGGCCAGATGGCGTACGTCCTCCAGGTCCACGGCGTCCTCGTCGGCGATGACCGGTACGGGGGAGCGCTCGGCCAGGGCCCCCAGCGCGTCCGGACAGCCGGGTGCGAGGGGCTGTTCGACGGCCTCGACGCCGAGTTCGGCGAACCGTGGCAGCAGGGCCATGGCCTGCGCCACGGTCCAGGCGCCGTTGGGGTCGAGGAGCAGCCGGACGCCGGGTGCCGCGTCGCGGATGACACGGACGCGTTCCACGTCGTCCTCGGGATCGGGAGTTCCCGCCTTGACCTTGAGGACCTCGAAGCCGCGTGCGGCCAGGCGGCGGGCCTCGGCCGCGGCACGGCGCGGCGAGGTGATGCCGATGGTGCGGGCGGTGGCGGCGACGGGAGGCTCCGGCGCGCCGAGGAGGCGGTGCACGGGAGTGCCCGCGCGCTTGCCGACGAGGTCGAGGAGCGCCGCCTCCAGGGCGGCGGTCACGGCCGGGGGAGTGGTGGCACCGGCCAACTCGCCCGCCCGCAGGGCTTCCAGGGCGCTCTCGGGGTCGCGATGGCGGACGAGATCCGTGCCGACGGCCGCGAGGAGGCGTCGCAGGGTGGCGGCGTCGAGACCGTAGTAGACGCTGGTGACCGCCTCGCCGTGGCCGCTGACCCCGTCGTGTTCGACGCTCAGCCATAGCGCGTCGCGGGCGGCCATCGTCGAGCGGGAGATACGCAGAGGCTCGGCGAGTTGCAGATGGACGGTGCGCTGACTGGCCTTCACAGGGTGTCTTCCAGGTGGTGGTGGGCGGGGACGGCCTCCAGTGGGGCGGGCCCCAGCAGATCGGGCCGCAAGGGGTCGGTGACCCTCGTACATCGCGTCCAGCCGGTGGCCTCGGCCGCGCCGGGGTGCGGGATCTCCACGGGACGGGTGGCTGCCGTGGCCGGGTCGAGGCCGTGGGCGTTGGTGAAGTCGTCGTCGTAGACGGTGCCGAGATAGCGGTGCGGGCCGTCGGGGAAGACGGTGGCCACGGCCGCTCCGGGGTGGACACGGGCGGCCCAGGCGGCGACCAGCGCGACCGCACCGGTGCTCCAGCCGCCGCTGACGAAACTCCCCCGGGCGAGCCGACGGCAGCTGTCCACGGCCTCCGCCGGACCGACCCAGTGGACCTCGTCGAAGGCGTCGTAGGCGACGTTGCGCGGGTGGATGCTGCTGCCCAGGCCGCGCATCACCCGGGGCCGCGCGGGCTGGCCGAAGATCGTGGAGCCGACGGCGTCGACGCCGAACAGCCGTAGCGCGGGCCAGTGCCGCCGCAGCGGACCGATGATTCCCGCGCTGTGGCCGCCCGTGCCCACGCTGCACACCAGGATGTCCAGGTGGTCGAGCTGGGCGGCGAGTTCGGCGGCGAGCGAGGCGTAACCGGCGGTGTTGTCGGGGTTGTTGTACTGGTCGGGCCAGTACGCGCCGGGCAGTTCGGCGAGCAGTTCCCGCAGCCGGGCGAGGCGGGCGGCCTGCCAGCCGCCCCTCTCCGCCGGACGGTCCACCAGCTCCAGCCGCACTCCGTGGGTGCGCAGCAACTGCCGCATGGACGGCTCCAGTTCGCTGTCGCCGACCAGCACGACGGGATGGCCGAGGGTCTGCCCGGCGAAGGCGAGTCCGATGCCGAGGGTGCCGGAGGTGGACTCCACCACCGGTGCCCCGGGGCGCAGTTCCCCGCGCTCGCGGGCGCCCAGCAACATCGCAACGGCGGCCCGCGCCTTCATGCCGCCCGCCGAGAGTCCTTCGAGCTTGGCCCAGAAGCCGGGGTGCGGCCCCGGCAGATCGCAGGTGATGCGGACCACGGGGGTACGGCCGAGCAGGGCGAGCAACTCCCGGCGGGCGGTGGGCCGGACGGCTGTCGTGGTCATCGGGCACCTCCGGGGCGGTCGGCGCGGTAGTGGTGGACAGTGCCGGGGCCGCCGTCCAGCCAGAAGAAGGGATACGGTTCGGCGCACACCGCGCTCACCCCGTGCCCCAGGAGCCGGGGCAGTACGGCGCTGCCGGTTTGCGCGAAGAGCACCAGCCGCTTGCCGTGCCGCAGCACGTGCTCCCGCAGCGGCTCGAAGGTCCCGTTGCCCAGGGTCATTCCGGAGACGAGCAGCGCGTCGCAGCGGGCGGCCGCGGCGAGCGCGTCGGTGACGACGGGCTCGTCCCACTCCGTCACCCCGCCCTTGAGGTCGCACGGCACATAGCCGTTTCCGCGCGAACGGAGCGCCTCGAGAAGGGAGTTGACGACGCCGACCACGAGCACCGTCGCCCCCGGCGGCGAGTCGAGCAGCCCGACGACGGCCTCCGCCCGCGCCCGGGACTTCTCCAGCGACGTCCCGGCGGGGAGGGCGACCGGACGGGCCCCGTGCTCCGGGACGTGCGGAGTGACATGCATCAGGTAGGCGTCGAGTGCGGCCACGCGCACCGGGAGCAGCGGATGGTCCAGCAGCGTGGCCACATCGGCGCCGACACACTGCTCCACGGCGCTGTCGGACAGGGAGCCGGGCTCGACCGCGCACGAGCCGACGGCTCCGGCGAGCCGCAGGCTGAGCACCTCGTTGCGGTAGCCGGTGCCGCGTCCGTCGTGCCGTACGGCCTGCCGGGTGGTGAATGCCACGGCGATCCGCCGGGTGCGCGGGTCGGGCCCGAGTTCGCCGGCCCGCACACGCGTCACGAGATCGTCGTACGTCCTCACACGGGGAGCGGAAAGGGCCGGGGCGGAGTCGACGGCGGATATGCCGGAGGTGTCGGAGGCGGCGGCGGTCATCGGATCACCAGTCCGGACCGCACCTCGGCGAGCAGCGCCTCGACCCGGCCCCGGGCTCCGGCCCCCTCCGAGTCCCCGGCCATCACATGCCCGAGGTACTCGTTGTTGCTGCCCGCCGCCTTCACCTGCCTGCCGGGCTCCGCGAGCTGGACCTCCAGTACGCCGGGAGCGTCCCGGAGCCCCGCGCCGTCCAGCGAGCCGAGCGTGCCCGTGCGCTCCGGCACGAGGAAGCCGATGGCGGCGCTGCGCAGCCCGGTGTCCGTGCGCCGCAGATCGGGGGCACGCCCCAGGGCCACGTCCACGCAGGCGGCGGCGAGGTCGATGCCGGTGACGTGGCGGACGAGTTCGGTGATGCGGTTCCCGGCCGGCCGCGGGTTGACCTCGACCACGCGCGGCCCGGCGGAGGTCAGCTTGATCTCGGTGTGCGCCACCACGCCGTCGGTCAGCCCGAGCGCCTTGAGCGCACCCAGCGCGGTGTGCTCGGCGGACTCCGTGTCGCCGACCGTCAGCGCGGCGGGGAACATATGCCCGGTCTCGATGAACGCGGGCGCCCCGCCGAGGCTCTTGTCGGTCACGCCCACCACATGGACCGTGCCCCCGTGCGAGACCGTCTCGACGCTCACCTCGGGACCGTCCAGCAGCTCTTCGAGCAG
This window contains:
- a CDS encoding ATP-grasp domain-containing protein; the encoded protein is MAHLLVVESWVGSMSRLLPRAIRESGHEFTFLTRDLHHYLRSAPEGTAHPLLGARNVLTADTNDTEALLPEVERLHAVLGFDGVLTSCDYYLPTVARIAWHLGLPGPAPEAVRNACRKDATRHVLAEAGVPGPRFAVHEEGADIARAAREIGYPLVVKPVDLCAGMYVRRVDDEAQLAAACRALADFPVNARGQRRTPAVLLEELLDGPEVSVETVSHGGTVHVVGVTDKSLGGAPAFIETGHMFPAALTVGDTESAEHTALGALKALGLTDGVVAHTEIKLTSAGPRVVEVNPRPAGNRITELVRHVTGIDLAAACVDVALGRAPDLRRTDTGLRSAAIGFLVPERTGTLGSLDGAGLRDAPGVLEVQLAEPGRQVKAAGSNNEYLGHVMAGDSEGAGARGRVEALLAEVRSGLVIR